The Prinia subflava isolate CZ2003 ecotype Zambia chromosome 15, Cam_Psub_1.2, whole genome shotgun sequence genome contains a region encoding:
- the LOC134558667 gene encoding CDC42 small effector protein 2-B-like produces the protein MTEFLVCFNWCNGEQPPPKRRRRLDRNMIGEPMNFVHTAHVGAREMSSDYSSAVSIQDHMKSKGGYTNGTSATVEI, from the exons ATGACTGAGTTCCTGGTTTGTTTTAATTGGTGCAATGGTGAACAGCCCCCACCG aagaGGCGTCGGAGGCTGGACCGGAATATGATAGGAGAGCCAATGAACTTTGTACACACCGCACACGTCGGGGCCAGGGAGATGAGTAGTGACTATTCCTCA gCTGTGTCAATTCAGGACCACATGAAGTCTAAAGGTGGCTACACAAATGGCACTTCTGCAACTGTTGAAATAtag